A window of the Gemmatirosa kalamazoonensis genome harbors these coding sequences:
- the surE gene encoding 5'/3'-nucleotidase SurE: MRLLCTNDDGILAHGLETLVRAAEPLGEVHVVAPDREQSATSHSLTLHHPVRPVQRGDRRWQVDGTPTDCVLLAVEALMPERPDFVLSGVNHGQNMGDDVLYSGTVAAAMEGLSLGIPSIAVSFAWRDLRADTQKLAEQAELLRSLLQHLVSLPNYPRDTLFNVNLPPLSAGDIKGVKLTRLGRRVYSNSLTPMSDPWGRRIYWIGGGSAEWSGEADSDFQAVRDGYVSVTPLHLDLTHFDVLSSAEAWWREL, encoded by the coding sequence ATGCGGCTCCTCTGCACGAACGACGACGGAATCCTCGCCCACGGTCTAGAGACGCTCGTCCGCGCCGCCGAGCCGCTCGGTGAGGTCCACGTCGTGGCACCCGACCGCGAGCAGAGCGCGACCAGCCACTCCCTCACGCTCCACCATCCGGTGCGCCCGGTGCAGCGCGGCGACCGCCGGTGGCAGGTCGATGGTACTCCGACCGACTGCGTGCTCCTCGCCGTCGAAGCGCTCATGCCCGAGCGGCCCGACTTCGTGCTCAGCGGCGTGAACCACGGCCAGAACATGGGCGACGACGTGCTGTATTCGGGGACCGTCGCCGCCGCGATGGAGGGGCTCTCCCTCGGGATCCCATCCATTGCGGTATCGTTCGCGTGGCGCGACCTGCGCGCGGACACGCAGAAGCTGGCCGAGCAGGCGGAGCTCCTGCGGTCGCTGCTGCAGCACCTCGTGTCGTTGCCGAACTATCCGCGCGACACGCTGTTCAACGTGAACCTGCCGCCGCTGTCGGCGGGTGACATCAAGGGTGTGAAGCTTACGCGCCTCGGGCGCCGCGTGTATTCGAACTCGCTCACGCCGATGAGCGACCCGTGGGGCCGGCGCATCTACTGGATCGGCGGTGGATCCGCGGAGTGGAGCGGGGAGGCGGACTCCGACTTCCAGGCGGTGCGCGACGGCTACGTGTCGGTGACGCCGCTCCACCTCGACCTGACCCACTTCGACGTGCTGTCGTCCGCGGAGGCCTGGTGGCGGGAACTGTAG